GGCCAGCACGTCCTTGATCGGTTTGGTCCGTAGCACGGACAACGCGATCACCTCTCCCACACCGTGCGACCACCACGGTGGCGGTCCGTGCGGGGCAAGCTACCCAGGCGTCCGCTCGGTCAATCCGGTACGGCAGGTGTCGGAATGGTCACGGAAACAGCTGTGTGCCCGGTCACCCCCGGCACCTTCGGCCCCACCTGCGCATCGATCCGTCCGGAGGTCTTGCGCCCGGCCGGGATTAGTGAAAGTTTCCTACCGACGTGGGATTTTCTGCGGCGAATCTTGCCGGATGCGCCTCGGGTCCGCCCGTCACCGGAACGTCCGACCGGGAGTCCAACGAAGGGACCGCACCGCATGAAGGCAACTCGGCTCAGGGCCGCCGGGCTGGCCGTGGCGCTGCTCGGCACGCTCGCCGCCGCCACGCCGGCCAGCGCCGCGGAGAACGCCACGGCGACCGCCCCCGCGACCACCTGCACCACCGACCCGGCCACCCCGCTGCGCCAGTTCCGCGCCATGTGGATCTCCTCGGTGGTCAACATCGACTGGCCGACCAAGGCCTCGCAGACCGCGCCGGACCGGATCGCCGCCCAGCAGGCGGAGTACCTCGGCTGGCTCGACCTGGCCCAGAAGCTGCACCACAACGCCGTCGTGGTGCAGGTCCGCCCGACCGCCGACGCGTTCTGGCCGTCGCCGTACGAGCCGTGGTCGGAGTTCCTCACCGGCACCCGGGGGCAGGATCCGGGCTGGGATCCGCTGGCCTTCCTGGTCGCCGAGTCGCACAAGCGGAACCTGGAGTTCCACGCCTGGTTCAACCCGTACCGTGTCTCGATGCCGGCTCCCGGCGGGGCCGGCGCGGATCTCGCCAAGCTGGCGCCGGACCACCCGGCCCGGCAGCACCCGGACTGGGTCTTCGCCTACCCGCCGGCCGGGGTCGCCGGCAGCCGGCTCTACTACAACCCTGGCATCCCGGAGGTCCGCGAGTTCGTCCAGACCGCGATGATGGACGCGGTCAACCGGTACGACGTCGACGGCGTGCACTTCGACGACTACTTCTACCCCTACCCGAGCGGCGCCTACCAGGTGCCGGACGACGCCACCTTCGCCGCGTACAACCGGGGTTTCACCGACCGGGCCGACTGGCGGCGGGACAACATCAACCTGCTGGTGCAGGAGATGGGCACGAAGATCAAGGCGGCCAAGCCGTGGGTGAAGTTCGGGGTCAGCCCGTTCGGCATCTGGCGGAACAAGTCGGTGGACCCGAACGGCTCGGACACCACCGGTTCGCAGTCCTACGACATCATCTCCGCCGACACCCGTAAGTGGATCAAGAACGAGTGGATCGACTACGTGGTGCCGCAGCTCTACTGGTACATCGGCCAGTACCCGGCCGCCGACTACGCCCGACTGGTGCCGTGGTGGGCCGAGCAGGTGCGCGGCACGAACGTCCAGCTCTACATCGGCCAGGCCGACTACAAGAGCGGTGAGCCGGCGTACGGGCCGTACTGGATGAACCCGCGCGAACTGTCGGACCACCTGACGCTCAACCGGTCCTACCCGGAGGTGCTCGGCAACGTGCACTTCTCCGCGGTGCAGGTGAAGG
The Micromonospora sp. R77 DNA segment above includes these coding regions:
- a CDS encoding glycoside hydrolase family 10 protein, with amino-acid sequence MKATRLRAAGLAVALLGTLAAATPASAAENATATAPATTCTTDPATPLRQFRAMWISSVVNIDWPTKASQTAPDRIAAQQAEYLGWLDLAQKLHHNAVVVQVRPTADAFWPSPYEPWSEFLTGTRGQDPGWDPLAFLVAESHKRNLEFHAWFNPYRVSMPAPGGAGADLAKLAPDHPARQHPDWVFAYPPAGVAGSRLYYNPGIPEVREFVQTAMMDAVNRYDVDGVHFDDYFYPYPSGAYQVPDDATFAAYNRGFTDRADWRRDNINLLVQEMGTKIKAAKPWVKFGVSPFGIWRNKSVDPNGSDTTGSQSYDIISADTRKWIKNEWIDYVVPQLYWYIGQYPAADYARLVPWWAEQVRGTNVQLYIGQADYKSGEPAYGPYWMNPRELSDHLTLNRSYPEVLGNVHFSAVQVKANRLGATDIYAAEHYSRPALVPTMSQLPSKPLLAPVVTRSQRQDDGVRLDWRQPADGQGPLGTATSYAIWRFDGAAIADRCDFADAGHLLGTVRATDGAVQSWLDTSAAAGQEYTYYVTALDRSWNAGPPSPPRFVR